A window from Chrysemys picta bellii isolate R12L10 chromosome 20, ASM1138683v2, whole genome shotgun sequence encodes these proteins:
- the LOC135976869 gene encoding interferon-inducible GTPase 5-like — MAGKLSREELEKLKAAYETGNLNGAAAKLKEELESLEKIPLDIAITGESGSGKSSFVNAIRGLGDEDEGAAKTGVVETTKDPKGYPHPVLPNVTVWDLPGIGTPNFQPGSYLKQVNFSRYDFFIIIASERFTSHHITLAREIHKMGKRFYYVRSKVDADLYAAQTRRPSTYDEVRILQEIRDNCVKNLRDAGEVSPRVFLICSWNWDKYDFLLLQETLENELDAQKRRAFILGLPNISAKILEKKKAELKKHIWKLALVSCAIAVIPLPGLSFACDVAILMVNMKLYLTAFGLDDNSLTRLAKQVGKPVAELKSVIKTVPMANSISKEWVVSLLTKSACAAVMIAEDVLDFIPIIGPLLSGGVSFGTTYYMLNSFLNDAVKDAQNVLAKALS, encoded by the coding sequence ATGGCCGGAAAACTCTCCCGAGAGGAATTGGAAAAGCTGAAGGCTGCTTATGAAACAGGAAACCTCAACGGCGCAGCAGCAAAACTGAAGGAGGAGCTGGAATCATTAGAAAAAATCCCACTGGACATCGCCATCACAGGAGAGTCGGGCTCCGGAAAATCATCCTTCGTCAACGCCATCCGGGGCCTGGGAGATGAAGACGAAGGTGCTGCGAAGACTGGGGTGGTCGAAACAACAAAGGATCCAAAGGGTTATCCACACCCTGTACTCCCCAATGTAACAGTATGGGATCTGCCGGGAATTGGGACACCAAATTTTCAGCCAGGCAGTTACCTCAAACAGGTAAACTTCAGCCGCTATGACTTCTTCATCATCATTGCCTCAGAGCGCTTCACTTCCCACCACATCACACTCGCCCGGGAGATTCACAAGATGGGAAAGAGGTTTTACTATGTGCGCTCCAAAGTGGATGCCGACTTGTACGCAGCTCAGACCCGCCGGCCCAGCACCTACGATGAGGTGCGGATCCTGCAGGAGATCCGGGACAACTGTGTCAAGAACCTGAGGGATGCAGGTGAGGTCTCCCCACGGGTTTTCCTGATCTGCAGCTGGAACTGGGACAAGTATGATTTCCTGCTCTTGCAGGAGACACTGGAGAATGAGCTAGACGCTCAGAAGAGACGTGCTTTCATCCTGGGCCTGCCCAACATCTCGGCAAAGATCCTGGAAAAGAAAAAGGCTGAACTGAAGAAACATATTTGGAAACTGGCCCTTGTGTCATGTGCTATTGCCGTTATTCCTCTTCCCGGTCTCTCATTTGCTTGTGATGTAGCCATCTTGATGGTAAACATGAAACTTTACCTCACTGCCTTTGGCTTGGATGATAATTCCCTTACTAGACTCGCTAAGCAGGTTGGCAAGCCCGTTGCAGAACTGAAGTCTGTAATTAAAACAGTTCCTATGGCCAACTCAATATCAAAAGAGTGGGTAGTGAGTCTTCTGACTAAATCTGCATGTGCTGCAGTGATGATAGCTGAAGACGTTTTAGATTTTATACCAATCATTGGTCCTTTGTTATCTGGAGGAGTTTCCTTTGGAACCACCTATTACATGCTGAACAGCTTTCTGAATGATGCTGTCAAAGATGCCCAAAATGTTCTGGCCAAAGCTCTGTCTTAA